In the Nitrosopumilus cobalaminigenes genome, TGGAATGTTCTGAAATTTGTTTATGCATTTCAGCGAGTTGGTCGTCTTTGAAAGATAAATTGCATCTAAAACACTTCCAAACCATCTCTGACATGGGTACACTACGCATAAATTGCTTATAAGGATATTGCATGATTGATCCAATTTTTTACAATACCTGATCATTGTTTTGAAAAACATGTAATTTTTATAATTTTTTAGATCAGATTGAAATTATTTCATGACTAAAAAGGAATCCAAGGGTTTAGAAACAAAAAAAGTGATACAATTTTTGAAAGATGTTAGATATTTTTGAAATTTTTGGAGAATTTTCATATTTTGGAATTTTTCTTGTACTGATTGGAGTAAATGCATCTCCAATTCTAATGCCACCAAGCTGGATTATCTTAACGTCGTTTTATCTTCTAGATCCTACTCTGAACATAGTTATTCTTGCTATGGTAGGGGCTACAGGAGCTACTATTGGCAGATTTGTTCTAAAGAGGATTAGTGTAATTTTTAGAAGATTTGTTGCAGAAGAACAAAAATCCAACCTTGATGTGATTGGGGATTACCTTAACAATAAAAAATATGGTTATGTTATTGCCTCTTTTCTATTTGGTGCCACACCTCTTCCAAGTAACATGTTGTTTATTGCCTATGGGCTAATGCGAGCAAAAAGCCTGGGCATCTATATTGGATTTTGGTTTGGTAGAACACTCTCATACATTATTATGATTTATTCTGGCAATGCTGTGTTGACTCCCTTCTTAGAACTGTTTGAGGATCGTTTGACTGGAATTTTATTAATTGATGGTGCTGGAATTGGATTGATCATTCTATTTGCATCTGTGAATTGGACTCTTTTAATTACAAAAAGAAAACTAAAATTTGTCAAACCAAAAATATGGAGATTCTAAATGAAAGTTCTTGATTCTATTAAAAATGAAGTTAAAGAAATAATGGATAATGATTCAGCACATGATTTTGAACATATTATGAGAGTTTACAAAAACGCTCAAAAAATGTGCAAGAAAGAAAAAGCCAACAAAAAATTAGTTCTTTGTGCAGCGTTATTACATGATATTGTTTCTTACCCAAAATCTGATAAGCGTTCAAAAATGTCTTCAATAGAAAGTGCAAAAAAATCTAAAACTATGCTAAAAAAATATAATTTTTCAGAAGAAGAAATTATTATTATTTCAGATGCTATTCGTGATCATAGTTTTTCACAAAATAAAATACCTTCAACTTTGGAAGGGAAAATTCTTCAGGATGCTGATAGATTAGATGCAATAGGTGCAATAGGACTTGCAAGAGTTTTTGCTACAGGTGGTTCACTTAAACGACCATTCTATAATATCGATGATCCGTTTTGCAAAACAAGAAAACCTGATGATAAAACTTGGACAGTGGATCACTTTTATCAAAAGTTACTCAAATTGGAATCTTTGATGAATACAAAATCTGGCAAGATAGAGGCCAAAAAGAGAACTAGGGTACTCAAAGATTTCCTAAAACAATTAAAATTGGAGATATGATGATGGGAATTTTTAATCATCTAAAGAGAATGAGGACAAGGACATATTTTCTGATATTTACTCCTCCTGTAATCTTGGCATTTGTTCTGATTTTCTCATATTGTCTTAGCGTTTATGGTGATGTGTGTTTTAAAACTCCCATGATTTAGCCATAATCGACGTATCTATCATATCTTGTTTCGATCTCGGTATTTTCACCAGTCCTTATTTTCTCATATTCTTCTTTTTTTCTAAATTCAATGTATTTGTTAATTTCAGTAAATTCTTCTTCTTTTGGATAGGAACCAAACACTGGTTCAACTAGTTGCAAATATTCTATGGTTTTTTCTCTAAATTCTTCTCTTGTTGGTTTTTTGATTCCTTTCATTCTAAACCAAACTGCAGTCCAGCTTGCGCCTACCACATGTGGCAATAAATCAAATGCTCTTTGAATTTCA is a window encoding:
- a CDS encoding HD domain-containing protein, which codes for MKVLDSIKNEVKEIMDNDSAHDFEHIMRVYKNAQKMCKKEKANKKLVLCAALLHDIVSYPKSDKRSKMSSIESAKKSKTMLKKYNFSEEEIIIISDAIRDHSFSQNKIPSTLEGKILQDADRLDAIGAIGLARVFATGGSLKRPFYNIDDPFCKTRKPDDKTWTVDHFYQKLLKLESLMNTKSGKIEAKKRTRVLKDFLKQLKLEI